The region GATGAAACACACTAGGAACGTCACCAAGACGGTCACGATCAACACCACAGCTTTCTGTCGGTTCTTCGCTGCCGTGCTTTCCTCCATGCTGTTCCCCAGAGCCCTGAGCAACAGAATATAGGCCACGACGATCACTATGCAAGGGACGAGGAACACAACCATACCCATGAAGATGAAGTAGTAGTATGGGAGCTGGACAGAGGGGAATGGATTTAGGGTGTCATGTATGATGTTGACATCGTGGCAGGTGGTTATGTTGGGGTCTTTGAGCTTGGCGGTGTGGTCATACAGGTACAGAGGAGTGGTGGTGAGCCAGATGAAAGCCCAGATGGCCACACAGACGCCAACAGCCACTCTGTTGTTCTTTCTCTGCTGGGACAGAGGGTGAGCCACGACCCAGTACCTCTGCACGCTGAGGCAGGTGATGAACAGGACGGAGCAGTACATGTTCCCATAGAAGAAGCTCACGAGGACCTTGCACAGCGGTTCTCCGTAGATCCAGTTGTTGCCGTTTAAGTGGTACGCAATTTTTAGGGGCGTCCAAATGACAAAGAGCAGATCAGCCAGAGCCAGGTTGGCCATGTAGATCGATGAGGGGTGCTTCTTCTTGGTCCTGAAGAGAAAGACCCAGATGGCCATGCCATTGGCAGGAAGTCCCACCACGAAAACGATGATGTAAATGATTGGGAGAAAGACTGTGGTGAGGCCACTCTTCAGCGTGTCTACTGTCGTGTGGTCCACAATAACTTGTCCTGAATTTTCAGGGTCCACAACCCCGAAGAACCCCCGCTGTTTacctgaaaacaacaacaacaacatcaaaacattaATAATCAACTCATGATTTAAGTCatttgcaaaaaacaaaaacatcagcttCTCCAGAGTGggcatttcctgcttttctctgcgTTTTATCATTAACAAACTACATCGGTCAGAGAGAAGTAGTTACCTGGAGACGCCGCCCTGGGCTCTGGGACGGACATCTCTCGGTATTTTATGCACCTTTCAGGCTAAAAGATTAAATTATTAACAGAACAGACGAAGCCCTAACACAATATCTGTATAAGTTAATCCCTACGCatattattttcttattataaatttaaaaatgttagaTACGCCTTCATTTCAAAGCTCAAAGTTAAAAACAATACCACTAAACTTCGCCCCAGGtctgtttttaacagtttttaaaacagaaacacttaaATGTGAATAACTTTTAGAGATGAGATTAACCCTGATTCGCTCGGTATGGGGACCTGGCCCTCAGACACAGGAAACACGGAAGAAGATCCGGCCTCACCTGTGCCgtttgaggcagaaaaacagcagcagaaaatgaacagaagcGAAAATAAGCGAGTAAAATCCATGTCTCTGCTCTTCGGACGGTCTGTCTTCACACGCTCTCCCACCAGCGACCTCTTAAATGTCCGGTAACACTTCCAACCGTGAAGGACACACCCCGAGACTACCCGTGTGGACGGTTACGTCATCGCTGAGGAACTACCTACTTACCTGTACTGGTCTGTGGCGGTTTCCAGGGAGCCCAGAGGACTCAGAAACACCAACAGCCCGGATGAAGACAAACTGGTCTTGAGGCTGACGGTTTAAACAACTtgaataatatattttaaatcaatatttttgaatttataaaataattaacaacaacaacaacaacaacaacaaaggttatgctgtttatttctgtaaaaCCATTTTCATCTTCACTATATTGTTCACTTTGAATTTGATGTTGTTTTGGGTTGGAACTAAAGATTTCCTATAAACCACAGCTgctcatttttttaatgatctaTATCCAACTGTTTGTTGCTTTCTTTCACATTAGAAAATAGTGAAACTAGTGACGTATTCAGACGTTGCTCTGTCTGAGCAGTTCAGTTTGCTATGACTCTGGTCCGTACTAACTTTGCCAGATACTTatcctttgttttttaatgacagttGATTCCTCTTTGGCAATAGTATCTGTGAAAAACACaccctgtttgtctgttctaAGATCACGTGCTCTCCCCCTGTCTGCCCTTATCAAGTTAGATTATCTAAAATCCAAAAAGAACATTACTTGGAATCTAGTCATCAATTTAAATATGTGACTGTAACCACGACGTGACCACGTCCGAACTGTTGCGCAATCTAGAGAGAAAGATTTTTAAATGAGTGCAAAACACATAAAAGGGATTTTGTAAGATATGTTTTACCTCAGGGAAACTAATTTGTACAGCTGTGAATTTGTACATTGTGATATGGTCCTAACGGCctgatgaaatatttttttctcctgtaaagAGGATCAAAATTTAACCTGTCCGAATGTTATTTCAAGCAGAGAAGTGAATTTTGACTTTAACAGTTTGTTTAACAAAAGTAATGACAGCAATTCTGGACGTATTTTCTGTGTCTTCCTGTGGCTTTGAACATAAGAGATACACAAACCTGAACTGACAGCAAAGGTTAAATATTAGTGTTAGTGTTTAGAAAATAAGGAACACCCAGCGTGACCTTTCCAACAGCCTGCCTGGCTCACAATATCACGGCACAGTCAGAGTAACAGTAAGGACAGTGAGTTTTATTGGCAAACGGTAAAATGTAgatataaaagagaaaaatattactttaaaaacacatacaagaTATATACATATTGTAAAGTACTTGTATCATACAACATGTTAAATGTTGCCCACATGAGGTCTGGGTCTCAAAGCCTCCGTCCACGTCAGAAATCCGAGCTTCACAGCAAAGATTAGACACATGAAGAATGATTAAAGGCGATCAATCATGTCCCAATGACATCAAATAAAACTGCATCAAGAAAAgtgcattaaattaaaaaaaaaaaaagaagttgtattattaaagatataaaaataatatttatttacaaattttgaaaaaaaaaaaaaaacagtatctgTGACAGCTCAAACCTCCTGGGAGGTAATTACCACAGATGAGTCTAAGTTTCCTCACAGATGGAGGGAGTCatagtggaataaaaaaaaaaatccattttattttagttaaatGATCAGAAACAAGCTTAAAAACCTGATTCACGAGCACCCGGTGCTCTGCGTGTTCCCTGACTCAGACGTGTACATGTTGCTCTTCTTTGAGAATTTCAGAGCGCTGAACGAGACCCTCATCCTCTCCACTGTCCTCTCGCTCCTGCAGAGGAACGTGTTCTTCACGTGCTCCCTGAAATCCTCCGAGATGAAGTAGTAAACAAAAGGGTCGAAACAGCTGTTGAGACTCGCCAAGCACAGGGTGATGATGTAGAATCCGTACAGGTTGTTGGGAGCTTCACCCAGCAGGAGGATGTAGTGCACCAGCAACATGATGTTACTGGGGGTGAAGCAGACTAAGAACATGACCAACACGGTGATGATCAGGACCACCGCCTTCCGTCGCTTCAGTGCAATGGTGGCATCCGACATGCTGTTCCTGAGCGCCTTCAGCATGAGGATGTAGGATATGATGCACACGACGGTGGGAGCAACAAATCCCAGGGTTCCCATTGTCAGGAAGTAGCCTGCTGCTGTCTTCCTCTGACTGGGCCTGGTGACGTCATGGCAGGTGACGATGTTGAGGTTGGTTATACGGACCGTTTGATCGTACAGGTAGAGAGGGACGGTGATGAGCCAGACCACCACCCAGACTGTGACGGAGACGGACACAGCCACACAGTTGCTCCTCTGCTGCCGGGACAGCGGGTGGACCACAGCCCAGTAACGCTGAACACTTATACAGGCGATGAAGCAGATGGAGCAGTACATGTTGCCGTAGAAAAACGCCACCAGCACTTTGCACAGCCCCTCTCCGTAGATCCAGTCGTTGCCGTTGAAGTGGTACGCTATTTTCAAGGGGACCCAGATGACAAAGAGCAGGTCAGCCAGAGCCAGGTTGGCCATGTAGATCGATGACGGGTGCTTCTTCTTGGTCCTGAAGAGGAATACCCAGATGGCCATCGCGTTGGTGGGCAGCCCCACAGCAAACACAATGATGTAGATGATGGGGATGAAGACGGTTGTGAGACCACTGGTCAGGACCTTTGTGGCTTGAGGGGTGACCCACACCCCATCTGTGGTCTCGGTGCCAGTGAAGCCTCTGTCCTCTGCGAAAGGCAcaatatgaaaacatgaaaagcagAAGTACAACAGGTTTATGTGCAGGAACACACTAAAATTTGTCTAAACCTGAAACTCGTTTGGTTGAGCCGGGCTTCACTTCCTGCCTGTAATTAGGCCTCTAAGCTTCGGCCATCTGGTTTACAAAGATCTGctttaatatttctttaaaattttcttttatttttccaaccCAGCCTTTCAACGTACTCaggaccaaaaaaaacatcagacaaaCAGAGTCCGTATTCGACGGATATGGTTTAGTGAAGCGTCCTTTACGATAGCGATCCGTCTGAGCTGGACATCCGTCCTCTACAACAACAGTGTTGGAAACGAACAGGAGCATCTTACCTTTCTGCGACAGGCAGGTCTGCAGCCAGCACACAACCAGAAACGGCTGAAGCCATCGTGTCCTAACAGTCATGACCGAAGACAGACGGTAGAGATAATATGAATGCGGGTGCGGTCCAAGTCCTGCTTCTCTTTGTCGCTGGTTCAACGCGGTGTCAAAACAGACGGTTTTGACACCTGCGTGATGTCACTCAGTCAGGTGACCGCGCATAGCTCGCGCCAGCGCACACCTCAGGAGACTGTCGGTAGTCCGGAACAGACGATTGTGTTTTTCATGGTTATGAGTGATATCTACAAACAGATAACAGCTGATAATGTCTCATATCTGATATCTGcggctgttttgtttgtttgtttgtttgtttttagctcGCGTCATCTACTTGTGTCAGTTTGGTGATTAATGCCTCGATCATTTTCTCAATGTAGACGAAAACCACATTCTCAAACGATCTCCTCCAGCCTCCAGTAAACCGTGAACACTCAGCATTTCATTCAGCAGACAGAGCCCAGCATCAGTCACGGTGGTCTGAGAAATTTAGACCTGTTCATGTGATCGTCTGAAGAATGCAGAAGCGGCTGAAATCCTACACATGTGAAAATATACGCAGTTTTGTGGATGTGGTGTGTGATAAATTGTGTGTGATGATCTGTGAGAAAATTTAGCTTGGTTAATGCCTGCTTCCTCAAATACAGCAGAtgtgtcttttctcctttttttattttgacatctcATGAATCCAACGattaagagagaaaataaactgaGTAGCTGAATAATCCATAATGCACAGGAGTGGGAACCGGGCTCCTCTCCAGCATTTACACCATAAAACATCTGTTGGAGGAATAAAATTTGTGAACTCCATC is a window of Toxotes jaculatrix isolate fToxJac2 chromosome 16, fToxJac2.pri, whole genome shotgun sequence DNA encoding:
- the f2rl1.2 gene encoding coagulation factor II (thrombin) receptor-like 1, tandem duplicate 2 isoform X1; this translates as MDFTRLFSLLFIFCCCFSASNGTGKQRGFFGVVDPENSGQVIVDHTTVDTLKSGLTTVFLPIIYIIVFVVGLPANGMAIWVFLFRTKKKHPSSIYMANLALADLLFVIWTPLKIAYHLNGNNWIYGEPLCKVLVSFFYGNMYCSVLFITCLSVQRYWVVAHPLSQQRKNNRVAVGVCVAIWAFIWLTTTPLYLYDHTAKLKDPNITTCHDVNIIHDTLNPFPSVQLPYYYFIFMGMVVFLVPCIVIVVAYILLLRALGNSMEESTAAKNRQKAVVLIVTVLVTFLVCFIPSNIMLVVHYSLLKDGVVNNGYGFYITTLCLASLNSCLDPFIYYFVSEEFRNHVKNTLLCRSSRTVERMRVSFSSMKYSRKSKSYVSDTGNTQSSTC
- the f2rl1.2 gene encoding coagulation factor II (thrombin) receptor-like 1, tandem duplicate 2 isoform X2 — translated: MSVPEPRAASPGKQRGFFGVVDPENSGQVIVDHTTVDTLKSGLTTVFLPIIYIIVFVVGLPANGMAIWVFLFRTKKKHPSSIYMANLALADLLFVIWTPLKIAYHLNGNNWIYGEPLCKVLVSFFYGNMYCSVLFITCLSVQRYWVVAHPLSQQRKNNRVAVGVCVAIWAFIWLTTTPLYLYDHTAKLKDPNITTCHDVNIIHDTLNPFPSVQLPYYYFIFMGMVVFLVPCIVIVVAYILLLRALGNSMEESTAAKNRQKAVVLIVTVLVTFLVCFIPSNIMLVVHYSLLKDGVVNNGYGFYITTLCLASLNSCLDPFIYYFVSEEFRNHVKNTLLCRSSRTVERMRVSFSSMKYSRKSKSYVSDTGNTQSSTC
- the f2rl1.1 gene encoding coagulation factor II (thrombin) receptor-like 1, tandem duplicate 1 codes for the protein MTVRTRWLQPFLVVCWLQTCLSQKEDRGFTGTETTDGVWVTPQATKVLTSGLTTVFIPIIYIIVFAVGLPTNAMAIWVFLFRTKKKHPSSIYMANLALADLLFVIWVPLKIAYHFNGNDWIYGEGLCKVLVAFFYGNMYCSICFIACISVQRYWAVVHPLSRQQRSNCVAVSVSVTVWVVVWLITVPLYLYDQTVRITNLNIVTCHDVTRPSQRKTAAGYFLTMGTLGFVAPTVVCIISYILMLKALRNSMSDATIALKRRKAVVLIITVLVMFLVCFTPSNIMLLVHYILLLGEAPNNLYGFYIITLCLASLNSCFDPFVYYFISEDFREHVKNTFLCRSERTVERMRVSFSALKFSKKSNMYTSESGNTQSTGCS